The Diospyros lotus cultivar Yz01 chromosome 11, ASM1463336v1, whole genome shotgun sequence region TCTGAATATAGGTGAAAGCGGAGAGATTACAACTACTCATCTGCTTCTTGGTATATGGTCCGAGAAGGAATCAGCTGGTCACAAGATATTGGCTTCCCTTCGCTTCAGAGCAGAGAAAGCTAAAGAGCTTGAGACTTTAATTTCTGATCCTGGTTTCGTTGATGACTAATAGCTTGCTTGCATTCAAAGTTGTCGCTGATGTAATTCTTTTAGGCCAAGGCGAGTCAAAAGTGCTGTCCTGGGCTTTCCATTAATGTCTTGTTAGATTTGTTTACTGGAAATTCTTTTCAAGTAAATCTGTGATCAAACACCGTATTCTCCTGTCCAACAAATGCATCTGTCTATTGAAATATCATTCCTCCTTGTTGCATTGCTTTGCGTAGTTAAACCATATACAAATTTGTTGGCATCAGCTTTCCTTAATTCTTGGGTTATTGTCATGCTCGGGAACTCTCTTGTGTTGCCAGGTCCGTGCCGTTTCCGTCATTGTTGGCAGTCTGTTCTATGCTACCCGCAAGTGTCTGTGCCTTGCGGGCTTCTTCAACCCAATCAATCATCCGTACAAACACCAACAGCAGAACTAAGCAAGCAGTGATGCCAACCAAGAACCCCACAAGAAGCCCGCTTAGCCCCAGGGTGAGCCTGAAAGCTAAAACCACACCCAGGGGCAGGGCCAGCAAGTAGAATCCGCCAAGATTGGCATACATGGCCAGCCATGGCCGGGCCGTTCCGCGGATTATCCCACCACAAACTGTTACTGGGAAGTTTACCACTTCCACCAGGGCCATTAGCAGCATTATCTTCTTAACACCTCTTATAACCTCCTTATTGCGGCTGAACAAGGGTCCCCAGATTCCTCTGGCTGAAACCATAGCCAAGCAACTGATGCAGCCAGAAACTATGCTCGTGGCCAAAGACGTGAACGCTGACCGGTAAGCAGCCCCTGCTAGGTTTGCCCCGAGCTCATTTGAGACCCTAATGGATGCGCTGGTGGCTAGCGAAAGCATAACAGAGTAGAGCAGGTAGTCGAAGTTCAGCACGATGGCCAGTACTCCCACTGCCTGCTTAGCATTGGGGAGCAGCCCAGCTAGCAAAACCAAAATCTCGATGCACCACCACTCGAGGCAGGTGGTCAGGCAGCAGGGCGCTGCCAGCTTGAGCAGCCTGGTCCAGTCACTGACTCCTTGCTCCCACCACCCACCTTCCTTCCATCTTCCTCCCTTTGTCTTCTCTGTGACCAACACATAAAACCCTAGTTGAACCACCACTATCATGTCAGTTACCCAAACTGCCATGGAAACACCTTCAAAACCCTTGGCCTTGGAAAGTAATATATTGATGGGAACATGGAAAGCCACAGCCAGAACTGAGCTTAACATGATAGGAACAGTAATGGTTTGTGAACTCAAGTATGCTTTAAGAGGACACAGAAGTGAAGTGATCACCAAATCAGGGAGGAGGGAAAGGATATATCTCCTTGCAACCGATGAAATCTGCTGTTGTTGGCCTAAATGGACAAGGATCTTGTCAACATTGAGCCACAAGAGAGAAATAGGCAGTGTAGCCAGGAGCAACAGAATAGTGGCCATGAGTAGGGTCTTGTGCAGGAGCTTGAAATTTTTAGCCCCATAGGCCTGGCCACATATGGGTTCCATGGCGCCACAGAGCCCACTCAAGACTGAAAACCCAGTGACATTCGCGAAGGTGAACCCGAGCATGCCACCGGCCAGTTGCATCTCCCCGAGCCGCCCCAGAAACGCAGTACTGATGGCTATCTTGGCAAACCATGTCATGTTCATGGCCACCAAAGGAACTGCAATTCCTCGCTGGATTTTCAGCTCTGAAACAAGTGTTTGAACTTCAGTTGATGCTGTTAGAGACATATTTGTTGTAAGGTGCAATCTGTATTAGTTGGTGGTGGGGATTCTTATGAAATGGAAAGAGGAGATTATTAATGGAAGTTTTTCGGTTGCATGGGTTTCtggaggagaaggaagaagagtgCCTTCGGGGAATGACCAATTAGGACCGAG contains the following coding sequences:
- the LOC127813345 gene encoding protein DETOXIFICATION 56 gives rise to the protein MSLTASTEVQTLVSELKIQRGIAVPLVAMNMTWFAKIAISTAFLGRLGEMQLAGGMLGFTFANVTGFSVLSGLCGAMEPICGQAYGAKNFKLLHKTLLMATILLLLATLPISLLWLNVDKILVHLGQQQQISSVARRYILSLLPDLVITSLLCPLKAYLSSQTITVPIMLSSVLAVAFHVPINILLSKAKGFEGVSMAVWVTDMIVVVQLGFYVLVTEKTKGGRWKEGGWWEQGVSDWTRLLKLAAPCCLTTCLEWWCIEILVLLAGLLPNAKQAVGVLAIVLNFDYLLYSVMLSLATSASIRVSNELGANLAGAAYRSAFTSLATSIVSGCISCLAMVSARGIWGPLFSRNKEVIRGVKKIMLLMALVEVVNFPVTVCGGIIRGTARPWLAMYANLGGFYLLALPLGVVLAFRLTLGLSGLLVGFLVGITACLVLLLVFVRMIDWVEEARKAQTLAGSIEQTANNDGNGTDLATQESSRA